AAAGCGGGTGCCGCTCCTCGAGCTTGTCTGGGGCCAGAAACAGCCGCAGGGTGGCTTCCATCGCCGCCAGGGTCAGTTTGCCGCACCTCATGGCCCGGGCCAGGGGGTTTTTCTTGATCCGGGCGATGATATCCGCCTTGCCGACGATGATCCCCGATTGCGGGCCGCCGATGAGCTTGTCGCCGCTGAAGCACGCGACGTCAACCCCGGCCGCCACACTCGCCCGCACCATCGGCTCGCTCTCCAGGCCGTAGGCCTTGAGGTCGATGAGGGCCCCGCTCCCGATGTCGTCCACGACGGGGATGCCGTGCCGGCGTCCAAGCTCCGCCAATTCCTCGATCCCGGGCTCCGAATGGAAGCCGAGGATTCGGTAATTGCTGTGGTGGACCCGCAGGATGGCACCCGTCTCCGGTCCGATGGCATCGGCGTAGTCGCGCAGATGGGTCTTGTTCGTCGTGCCCACCTCGCGCATCACCGCGCCGCTCATGGACATGACCTCGGGCATCCGGAACGAGCCGCCGATCTCGACGAGCTGGCCGCGCGAGACGATGACCTCTTTGCCCCGGGCCAGCGTGTTGAGGACGAGCACGGTGGCGGCCGAGTTGTTGTTGCAGATGGTCGCCGCCTCGGCCCCGGTCAGCTCCCGCAGGAGCCCCGCGACGTGCGCGTCTCTTTGCCCGCGCCGCCCGCTGTCGATGTCGAGGGCCAGCGTGCAAAAGCCCTGGACGGTCTCATCCAGCGCCGCCCGCGCGTCTTCGGAGAGCATCGCTCGGCCCAGCCCGCTGTGCATCAGGATGCCCGTGGCGTTGACGGCCCTGCGCAAAGTCCGTGCGAACCGGATTTCGAGACGCGCTCCGGCTTGCGTGAGGATCTCCTCGGGGGCGACCGAAACCGCGGCGGCGTCCGGCCCCGATTCCAATATCGACCGGCGCGTTTCATCGACCGCCGCCCGAATCGCCGCAACGACGGCGTCCCGCCCGAAGCGGCCGACCAGGGCCGCGGCCTCGTCCCGGCCGAGCAGGGCGTCGACCGACGGAAGCTGGCGCAAAAGGTCGTCTGTCATGGGTTTCAGGCCTTCCAGGGTATGGAACCGGGGCCGATTTGTCAAGAAATCGGGGCTTAGGCCAGCTTGTCCAGCAGGGCCTTGAAGCGCTCCCGTCCGCGCAGGGGATCGAGATTGCTGTCGTGCTCGTACCACCCCCGCTGGGTCAGGCCGAGGGCCACGGCCCGCTCCAGGCAGTCAAGGGCATCGTCGGTCTCCCCGGCCAGCGAGTAGATGCAGCCCAGGTTGTAAAGGACCATCGGCTCGTCAGGCGCCAAGCAGCGTGCCCGTCCCGCCCAATCCAGCCCCCGCTCCTTCTCGCCCAGCGCAACCAGCCCGTTGGCGCCCATGTAGAGGGCCCGGATGTCGTCGGGGTTCATCTCCAGGCGCTCGGCGACGAGGTCGGCGCCCCGCCGGCGGGCCTTGAGCGCGTCCTCGGCCCGCCCCAGGTCTTCGCAGATCTGGGCCATAAGAAGGGGCGACTGGTAATCGTCCGGCCGGATGCGCGAGGCCTGCTCGTAAAGCTGGACGGCCTTCTCCTGTTCGCCGCGGGCGAAGGCGTAGCGGGCGTAGAAATAGTGGGCTTCGAACAGCTCGGGATCGAGCCGGATGGCGGTCTCGAAGTGGGACGGAGCCTGTTCGTCGTAGCTCAGCGACAGGGCCACGGCGTACGAAGCTTGGGCCTGGGCCGATTCCGGGGCCAGCTCGACTGCCCGCCGGCCGGCCGTCTCGGCCTGCTTGCGGATCGTTCCCAGCCGTTCGGCATAGAGGAAATCGTAGGCCAGGCAGTCGGCGATCCCGGCGTAGGCCAGGGCGTAGTCCGGATCCAGCTCGGCCGCCTTGGCGAACATCTGAAGGGCGAAGGCGACGTCGCGCTTGCCGTAGCGGAAATAGAAGCTGCGC
The Candidatus Aminicenantes bacterium genome window above contains:
- the selA gene encoding L-seryl-tRNA(Sec) selenium transferase gives rise to the protein MTDDLLRQLPSVDALLGRDEAAALVGRFGRDAVVAAIRAAVDETRRSILESGPDAAAVSVAPEEILTQAGARLEIRFARTLRRAVNATGILMHSGLGRAMLSEDARAALDETVQGFCTLALDIDSGRRGQRDAHVAGLLRELTGAEAATICNNNSAATVLVLNTLARGKEVIVSRGQLVEIGGSFRMPEVMSMSGAVMREVGTTNKTHLRDYADAIGPETGAILRVHHSNYRILGFHSEPGIEELAELGRRHGIPVVDDIGSGALIDLKAYGLESEPMVRASVAAGVDVACFSGDKLIGGPQSGIIVGKADIIARIKKNPLARAMRCGKLTLAAMEATLRLFLAPDKLEERHPLYRMLSLKLDDLERRGQAIVQALEGGLPANVKVGVEDGEAQTGSGSVPVETIPSKVVALRLGPGSGGPADLESLAKALRRGRPAVFTRIHKDALLFDLRTIQPEEDAEIGAAIKTGVRS